Proteins co-encoded in one Vicia villosa cultivar HV-30 ecotype Madison, WI unplaced genomic scaffold, Vvil1.0 ctg.000121F_1_1, whole genome shotgun sequence genomic window:
- the LOC131624435 gene encoding uncharacterized protein LOC131624435, whose translation MTVVRTVSYRYIINGQVSEIVKAKRGLRQGDPVSPLLFVLVMEYLHRCLAGLKETPGFTHHPRCAKFNITNICFADDLMLFSKGEDQQTILRTTQFVEGKLPVRYLGVPLSSRKIYIAQCQPLIDKMTMRIQHWSVKLLSYAGRLQLINSVFMAISNYWMQAFPIPKKVIAKVESIYKNFLWSAKAEARKAYVSWENLREPKNAGGLHVRDLQLWNTIMMIKLLWNIHMKMDKLWIRWLDSYFMKGTPILQWLTNKIWKEMLEWNGYDRSIRQWPQEQNWLIQEMGKKGWRREILIVTLTETVYQIWLCRNEAVFNNILPRVDITKAIQERVVHRCLPHRKLNPHVNGSAMRLS comes from the exons ATGACTGTTGTTCGAACTGTTTCCTATAGATACATCATTAATGGTCAAGTGAGTGAGATTGTTAAGGCAAAACGGGGGTTACGACAGGGGGATCCTGTCTCACCCTTGCTTTTTGTTCTTGTAATGGAGTATTTACACAGATGCTTGGCTGGATTGAAAGAAACACCTGGCTTTACACATCATCCGAGATGTGCTAAAtttaatatcacaaatatatgtttTGCTGATGATTTAATGTTGTTTTCAAAGGGGGAG GATCAACAAACAATTCTGAGGACAACACAGTTTGTGGAAGGCAAGCTACCTGTTAGATATTTGGGGGTTCCCCTCTCAAGCCGTAAGATTTATATTGCGCAGTGTCAACCGTTAATTGATAAAATGACGATGAGGATACAACATTGGTCAGTCAAATTGCTCAGCTATGCGGGGCGGCTACAACTGATTAACAGCGTGTTCATGGCTATTTCAAATTATTGGATGCAAGCTTTCCCGATCCCGAAAAAAGTAATTGCTAAAGTAGAAAGTATCTACAAGAATTTTCTCTGGTCAGCAAAGGCAGAAGCTAGGAAAGCTTATGTGTCATGGGAGAATCTACGTGAGCCAAAAAATGCTGGGGGACTACATGTCAGAGACTTACAGTTATGGAACACGATCATGATGATAAAGCTTCTATGGAATATCCATATGAAGATGGATAAACTGTGGATTAGATGGCTggattcttattttatgaaaggCACACCAATTTTACAATG GTTGACTAACAAGATATGGAAAGAGATGTTGGAATGGAATGGTTATGATAGAAGCATTCGACAATGGCCACAAGAGCAGAATTGGTTGATTCAAGAAATGGGGAAGAAAGGTTGGCGGAGGGAGATTCTCATAGTAACCTTGACGGAGACGGTTTACCAAATCTGGTTGTGTAGAAATGAGGCAGTCTTCAATAACATCCTGCCAAGAGTTGACATTACTAAAGCCATACAGGAAAGAGTTGTGCATAGATGCCTTCCACATAGAAAATTAAATCCTCATGTTAATGGAAGTGCTATGAGGCTTAGTTAG
- the LOC131624434 gene encoding uncharacterized protein LOC131624434 produces MSSSSNPTNPFSFPFYYSKLKIPSKNYTHTMSTGTPEISQENTQEKVATIELDIQVFYKLYVQPFKGLPPLATESDFIVSPNIKYKLEIPLFFLIKNPNFSSFDVAQKLAKLPISHDLAAYIEPHIVQNAVELGRRSGNKGFKIVFHVKVVEIDLANTRECEGYRRRGLA; encoded by the coding sequence ATGTCTTCTTCATCTAACCCCACAAACCCTTTTTCATTTCCCTTTTATTATTCAAAGCTTAAAATACCAAGCAAAAACTATACTCACACAATGAGCACAGGAACCCCAGAAATATCACAAGAAAACACTCAAGAAAAAGTAGCAACAATAGAACTTGATATTCAAGTATTCTATAAGCTCTATGTTCAACCCTTTAAAGGTCTTCCACCTTTAGCAACCGAAAGTGATTTCATTGTGTCACCAAATATTAAGTACAAATTAGAgattcctcttttctttctcattaaaaatccaaatttttctTCCTTTGATGTGGctcaaaaattagcaaaattacCCATTAGTCATGATTTGGCGGCTTATATAGAACCACATATTGTTCAAAATGCTGTTGAATTGGGGAGAAGGAGTGGAAACAAGGGGTTTAAGATTGTCTTTCATGTTAAAGTTGTTGAGATTGATTTGGCAAATACTCGTGAATGTGAAGGGTATCGTAGACGTGGTCTTGCTTAG
- the LOC131624433 gene encoding uncharacterized protein LOC131624433 — MPRKKKDLKQVWEQKKEPIIVITNNNESKEPIGVYTSSTNESQIEVPWINVSSTRRKDKEPKVVEVECNNGFESLLALLETRVKLNNRNLVRKKLGFEWDFIDSYEHHNNGRIWLTWNPNIWNMKAIDKTDQLVHAEVFSNTWVFSHYLTIIYAQNQLVNRKKLWDDIDIISRCTTGPWICVGDFNNVLKVGDRIGGNKVHITEYMDMERMMNDSGLFEHETTGPFFTWSNRQTVNPICSKIDRVLINVVWFTAFPNSIVEVLNPYISYHSPLRIKMDTTQHTCRRKQRFKFLNCVTDHPDFLSVLRTNWIQHETGAPMYHLWKNLQRLQFYLKGLNWKTTEGIKNLKERRMQLEKAQNILKTDHINPALCQSVKHWTEEPRAKEDCIKLGDGNNSYFYAKLKAKNNQTHIKQLKNALGQTLTEPEDLEKEVLDFYTNLIGQTAPRRRHVDITLLRNGAQLNRDHKDSLTNNVAEEEIWQAVKSMGDNKAPGADGYTAKKI; from the exons ATGCCCAGGAAAAAGAAAGACCTGAAGCAAGTATGGGAACAAAAGAAGGAACCCATTATAGTGATAACCAACAACAATGAGAGCAAAGAGCCTATTGGAGTGTATACGAGCAGCACTAATGAATCTCAGATTGAAGTACCTTGGATAAATGTATCAAGCACAAGGAGGAAAGATAAGGAACCAAAGGTGGTTGAAGTGGAATGCAACAATGGTTTTGAGAGCCTGCTAG CTTTGTTGGAAACTCGTGTTAAGCTGAATAATAGGAACCTAGTTAGGAAAAAACTTGGCTTTGAATGGGATTTTATTGATAGCTATGAACACCATAATAATGGAAGAATCTGGCTCACCTGGAATCCAAATATCTGGAATATGAAGGCTATTGACAAAACCGATCAATTGGTACATGCTGAAGTATTTTCTAATACATGGGTCTTCTCTCACTATCTAACTATTATATATGCTCAAAACCAACTTGTGAATAGGAAAAAACTTTGGGATGACATTGATATAATTAGTAGATGCACTACTGGCCCCTGGATTTGTGTAGGGGATTTCAACAATGTCCTAAAAGTTGGTGATAGAATAGGTGGAAATAAAGTACACATTACTGAATATATGGATATGGAGAGGATGATGAATGACAGTGGGCTTTTTGAACATGAGACAACAGGTCCCTTTTTCACATGGTCAAATAGACAAACTGTGAATCCCATTTGCTCTAAGATTGATAGGGTCTTGATTAATGTTGTCTGGTTTACAGCTTTCCCAAACAGTATTGTTGAGGTGCTAAACCCATATATTTCTTATCATTCTCCTCTGAGGATCAAGATGGACACTACTCAACATACTTGTAGGCGAAAACAAAGATTTAAATTCTTAAATTGTGTGACTGACCATCCtgattttctaagtgttttgagAACCAATTGGATCCAACATGAAACAGGTGCTCCTATGTATCACTTATGGAAGAATCTGCAGAGACTTCAGTTTTATCTCAAAGGGCTTAACTGGAAGACTACTGAGGGAATCAAAAATCTAAAAGAGAGAAGGATGCAATTGGAAAAAGCTCAAAATATCCTAAAGACTGACCATATAAACCCTGCTTTGTGTCAAAGTGTTAAACATTGGACTGAAGAG cCAAGAGCCAAAGAAGATTGCATTAAGCTTGGAGATGGAAATAACAGTTACTTCTATGCCAAGCTTAAAGCAAAAAATAACCAAACCCATATTAAACAATTGAAGAATGCTCTTGGACAAACTCTCACAGAACCTGAGGATTTGGAAAAGGAGGTTTTGGATTTTTATACTAATCTCATTGGTCAAACAGCACCCAGAAGAAGGCATGTGGATATAACTCTTCTGAGAAATGGAGCACAATTGAATAGAGATCACAAAGACAGTCTTACCAACAATGTCGCTGAAGAGGAAATTTGGCAGGCTGTGAAAAGCATGGGGGACAACAAAGCTCCTGGTGCTGATGGCTACACTGCAAAAAAAATTTAG